One window of the Suricata suricatta isolate VVHF042 chromosome 7, meerkat_22Aug2017_6uvM2_HiC, whole genome shotgun sequence genome contains the following:
- the C7H6orf132 gene encoding uncharacterized protein C6orf132 homolog has protein sequence MKKNQTVQGTFSKLFGKKHANPPSTSLYATNPPWIFTQEAPEEGIRDFGGIHYGDNRFDSVSESGTATLKARPRVRPLLTFLPLNAQENHGLAVPTPSVPRDFADKEVTGTSPLVNGNLRLYSSVGDLRPGHYGQDPLIPPPPPGPAPGPPPGIAQPREESPPPPPSMAPPPPPLLLEPPPPPSTAPPPPPVLGPQAPIFTLSSPSTPTPPDFIPPAPPLASLAPPPPPLSAPAPPASPHTTVTRFFPPGGVTKWKSEVALNGRQPDTPRTSPPQSPAEPKGSLLRPKPEPHLTFPRSFKVPPPTPVRTSSIPAQEAQGPPPEEEETTKKAPNRLPLPPSFHIRPASQVYPDRAPEPDCPGGLRAAAPASPRLGQSQSPTEERAATPPPAPPLPTPAPPLPPPAPPLPPAAPPLPPAEKAAPPPSRLTKSPKSSPPAPKPKPNPPSPEDTEALEPVDWRDPSQMEKLRSELAAYLCGSRREDRFVGHRAGRTAASQEKEGKKGPSLPEKEAPPSLPEKEAPPSLPGKEAPPSLPEKEAPPSLPGKEAPPSLPEKEILPNVPQKSPSSLPAAKAAATSLTLPPVDYVPQDAPAPSVRQIRSELEARLSSTAEKDAKPSIGSLPPKPRLEAGRLFEHRADNGKFSKPVAKNLPPPSATPLPTTPLQFKATSVPATPPKPTPGPATPPKVTPEPATPPKVMPAPAMPPKVTLGPATLSAATTVPTTSSELTEKNLVPAGQWEKPKPQELTVPPQTEAEGHPSEASKPPTLGALSSPALPPKRSPGGEEVAFPYKPHRSQKSSGQEAAVAMAPLATGSAGGSGEPVEVKEPQGLPAKPPTSAPPAEELLRHPVTGEVVQPGSPMALLLAARQRAQKGRPGGAALGRSSLPGSLRGHGSQSPTGSDSIFHKEGRPNSFTVVPKSPKEAEKDPQPASSAQPTVPSQWQPQPPGNPEGIEPNHRHNGTKAEGKPASSILPQGRLLPKSFSTPPSPSCKREEEDDDGEFHFEVIPPPPEFSNDPEPPAPALQYLGRRGSPPRNNFLDLGQALAPQGFSRFPAGAHHAGAGAGSLQRFSGGGRSLIKKRLYVGEPQRNPGQPRGGTGRSLSSPNCFGPLPGGPEMRRVNSAGRAPPGGLHARRLSKEGTARGEVKFKAPGGDYSFSPAAGRSPHSTPHYGSPINTFTVRPGTRHPISYAYSGNHWKAPS, from the exons AATGCCCAGGAGAACCATGGACTGGCTGTGCCCACCCCTTCTGTCCCAAGAGACTTCGCAGACAAAGAAGTGACAG GTACCAGCCCACTCGTCAACGGCAACCTCCGACTGTACAGCTCTGTGGGTGACCTGAGGCCGGGGCACTATGGGCAGGACCCactcatccccccacctcccccaggcccagccccggGGCCACCCCCAGGCATTGCGCAACCTCGAGAGGagtcccccccacctccaccttccatggctcccccaccacctccccttctgctggaacccccacccccacccagcacggccccacctccccccccagTACTGGGGCCCCAGGCCCCCATATTCACCCTTTCCTCCCCGTCCACACCCACCCCTCCTGACTTCATTCCTCCGGCCCCGCCCTTGGCCTCTCtagccccacctccaccccctttgtcggccccagcacccccagcatCTCCTCATACAACGGTGACTCGCTTCTTTCCCCCTGGGGGCGTCACCAAGTGGAAATCAGAGGTAGCGCTGAATGGCAGGCAGCCAGACACCCCCAGAACCAGCCCCCCGCAGAGCCCAGCTGAGCCAAAGGGGAGCTTACTGAGGCCTAAGCCAGAGCCCCACCTCACTTTCCCCCGCTCATTCAAGgtgcctcccccaaccccagtcaGGACTTCATCCATCCCAGCTCAGGAAGCACAGGGGCCTCctccagaggaggaagagaccaCCAAGAAAGCCCCCAATCGACTCCCACTGCCTCCCAGCTTCCACATCCGTCCCGCTTCCCAGGTCTACCCAGACAGGGCGCCTGAGCCAGACTGCCCAGGGGGGCTCAGGGCTGCAGCCCCGGCCAGCCCTCGGCTGGGCCAGTCCCAGTCCCCGACTGAGGAACGTGCTGCAAcgcccccaccagcccctcctcttcccactcctgcacccccactccctcccccagcaccgccacttcccccagctgcccctcccttgccccctgCTGAGAAGGCAGCCCCTCCACCTTCTAGGTTGACGAAAAGCCCCAAATCCAGCCCTCCGGCCCCCAAACCCAAACCTAACCCCCCCAGCCCGGAGGACACAGAGGCTTTGGAGCCCGTGGACTGGCGGGATCCCAGCCAGATGGAAAAGCTGCGGAGTGAGCTGGCAGCCTACCTCTGTGGCTCCAGGAGGGAGGACCGATTTGTGGGTCACCGGGCTGGCCGGACAGCGGCTTCTCAGGAAAAGGAGGGCAAGAAGGGCCCCAGCCTGCCGGAGAAAGAGGCGCCCCCCAGCCTGCCAGAGAAGGAGGCGCCCCCCAGCCTGCCCGGGAAAGAGGCGCCCCCCAGCCTGCCAGAGAAGGAGGCGCCCCCCAGCCTGCCCGGGAAAGAGGCACCCCCCAGCCTGCCCGAGAAGGAGATCCTCCCCAATGTTCCCCAGAAGAGTCCCTCCAGTCTGCCGGCAGCGAAGGCTGCTGCCACCAGCCTGACCCTCCCCCCTGTGGACTATGTCCCCCAAGACGCCCCAGCTCCCAGTGTCCGGCAGATCCGGAGTGAGCTGGAGGCCCGCCTCTCCTCAACAGCAGAGAAGGACGCCAAGCCCAGCATAGGGTCTCTGCCACCCAAACCTCGGCTAGAAGCGGGAAGACTCTTTGAACATAGGGCTGATAATGGCAAATTCTCTAAGCCTGTGGCCAAGAATCTGCCGCCTCCATCCGCCACCCCTCTGCCAACCACACCACTTCAGTTCAAAGCTACGTCTGTGCCGGCTACACCACCTAAGCCCACACCTGGACCGGCCACACCACCCAAGGTCACACCAGAGCCAGCCACACCACCCAAGGTCATGCCTGCACCAGCCATGCCACCCAAGGTCACGCTGGGGCCAGCCACACTATCTGCAGCCACGACTGTACCCACCACATCATCCGAGCTGACAGAGAAAAACCTGGTCCCTGCTGGGCAGTGGGAGAAGCCAAAACCCCAAGAACTTACAGTGCCCCCGCAGACAGAGGCAGAAGGGCACCCCTCAGAGGCCAGCAAGCCTCCTACACTGGGAGCCCTCTCATCTCCAGCCCTTCCACCAAAGAGATCCCCTGGCGGCGAAGAGGTGGCATTTCCCTACAAGCCCCACCGCAGCCAGAAAAGCTCTGGGCAAGAGGCTGCTGTGGCAATGGCCCCGCTGGCCACGGGTTCGGCTGGAGGGTCAGGGGAACCCGTGGAGGTGAAGGAGCCCCAGGGGCTGCCAGCCAAACCCCCAACCTCAGCCCCGCCTGCTGAGGAACTGCTCAGGCACCCGGTGACCGGGGAGGTGGTGCAGCCAGGCTCCCCGATGGCTCTGCTCCTTGCGGCCAGGCAAAGGGCACAGaaggggaggccaggaggggccGCCCTGGGCCGGTCCTCCCTGCCAGGAAGTCTCCGAGGCCATGGCAGCCAGTCCCCAACAGGCTCTGACAGCATCTTCCACAAGGAGGGCCGGCCCAACTCCTTCACTGTGGTCCCCAAGTCACCCAAGGAGGCCGAGAAGGACCCCCAGCCAGCCTCCTCAGCACAGCCTACGGTACCCAGTcagtggcagccccagcccccaggaaaCCCAGAGGGCATTGAGCCAAACCACAGACACAACGGGACAAAGGCGGAGGGAAAGCCGGCATCCTCCATCCTCCCCCAGGGCCGCCTCCTGCCCAAAtccttctctacccctccttctccttcatgcaagagggaggaagaggacgACGATGGGGAGTTCCACTTTGAGGTCATCCCCCCGCCGCCAGAGTTCAGCAACGACCCagagccccccgccccggccctccAGTATCTGGGTCGCCGGGGATCGCCTCCCCGGAACAACTTCTTAGACTTGGGGCAGGCCTTGGCGCCTCAGGGCTTCTCGCGCTTTCCAGCCGGGGCGCACCacgccggggccggggccgggagCCTGCAACGCTTCTCCGGAGGGGGCCGGTCGCTCATCAAGAAGCGCCTGTATGTCGGGGAGCCCCAGCGCAACCCCGGGCAGCCCCGCGGCGGCACTGGCCGCAGCCTGAGCTCCCCCAACTGCTTTGGGCCGCTGCCGGGGGGCCCGGAAATGCGGCGCGTCAACTCGGCGGGCCGCGCGCCCCCTGGCGGCCTGCACGCGCGGAGGCTGTCCAAGGAGGGCACGGCTCGCGGGGAGGTCAAGTTCAAGGCGCCTGGCGGAGACTACAGCTTCTCCCCTGCGGCTGGCAG gtctcCCCACAGCACCCCCCACTATGGAAGCCCCATCAATACATTCACCGTGAGGCCCGGGACCCGCCATCCTATCTCCTATGCCTACTCGGGGAACCACTGGAAAGCCCCATCCTGA